The following is a genomic window from Cupriavidus taiwanensis.
GCCTCACCGGCCTGCTGCTGATCTTCCACGAGGACATCGACGCGCTGGCCGGCCAGGAACACCACGGCCTGGTGTCCGCCGAACGCACCCTGCCCGTGCCCGCGCAGCGCCCGCCGCTGCAGGGCATGGTCGATGCCGCGCGCGCCGCCCACCCCGGCCAGGCGCCCAAGTCGATCGCCTTCGCCGAGGACGACGCCGATGCCGTCGGCGTGCGCGTCGGCCCGCCCGGCGAGCCCAAGCTGCGCCATGGCACCACCCTTCAGTTCGATGCCGCGACCGGCGCGCCGCGCAAGCCCGGGCCGGCCGGCGAGACCGTCAGCGGCTTTATCCTGAAGCTGCACCTGAACCTGTTCCTGGGCCTGCCCGGGCAGTTCTTCATCGGCTTTATCGGCGTGCTGTTCGCGCTCAGCCTGATCAGCGGCCTGGTGCTGTACGGGCCCTTCATGCGCAAGCTGGCGTTCGGGCTGGTGCGTTTCGGCAAGCCGGTGCGGGTGGTGCAGGCGGACCTGCACAACCTGTTCGGCATCGTGGTGATGGTATGGGCGCTGGTGGTCGGGCTGACCGGCACCTTCCTGTCTTTTTCCCCGCTGATCATCGGGCTGTGGCAGAAGACCGAGTTGCAGCACCTGATCGCCACGCTGCCCGGGCCGACGCCGCCGGAACTGGTGCCGGTCGACCGCGCGCTGGACGCCGCCCACCGGGCCGTGCCGGGCAAGGACCCTGCTTTCGTGTTCTACCCCGGCACCGAGTTCTCCACCGGCCGCCACTACGGCGTGGTGCTGCGCGGCCATACCGAGCTGCAGAAGCGCGTCTATGCGATCGTGCTGGTCGATGCCGGCGACGGCAGCGTCGCCGCGGTGCGCGGCATGCCGTGGTACCTGCAGGTGCTGCTGCTGTCGGCCCCGTTCCACTTCGGCGACTATGCCGGCAGGCCGCTGCAGGTCCTGTGGGCGCTGCTGACCGTGATCACGGCGGGGGCCACCGTGACCGGACTGATCTTCTGGCTCAAGCGGCCGCGGCGCAGCCGCGAGGACGCGCGCGCAGCGCTGCCGCCGCAATTGTCGGGAGACCAGGCATGAAACTGATCGACGATACCTGGCCGATGCCGCTGCTGCTGGGCGCGTTGTCGCTGGGCGGCCTTGCCGCCGGCATTTTTGGCGACGGCGCGTGGGATGCGCTGTGCTGGATCGGCCTGGGCGTGCCGGTCGCGGTCACCGCGCGCTGGCTGTGGCGGCAGTGGCGCGGGCGGGGGCAATCTCCGCAGCGCTGAGCGCCGCGCGTGTCCGCCCATCCGCCACCAGCGGGCACGTGCCGCAGTACCCCTCGCCTGGCAGGCGGTGGTTCAGGCAGCAGACGCGCCGCACCGGCGCCACGCCGGGCAGCCCGGGCGCCGCGCCCGGACGGAAGGCGCCGTGGAACGGATTGGCGAAGCCGTCGGCGGACATGGCGTTGCCGTTCCACGCGAGCACTTCCGCGCGCTGTGCCGCCGCAAGCGCGGGATGTGCGGCCAGTTGCCGCGCGACGCCCGAGGCGGCGACACCACCGGTACACCAGAGCAGCCGCGGCGACACGCGTGCGGCGGCGGCAAATGCCGCCACCACCTGCGGCAGGTGTTGCCCGAGCAGGGGCGACAGCAAGCGCGGCAGCGTCCCCGTTTCCGGCGCACCGTCATCGGGCAGCACCAGGCTGGCGAGACGGCCGTCGGCCGCGCCTTTCCATTCGAGCGCCGGATCATCGAACGGCAGGCTGCGCCGATGCAGCGCTGCCGCCACCAGCGCGCCCGGCAGCACTGCGAGCGTGTAGTCGCGAAACCATGCCGCGGCCAGCGCGCGCCGGTCGTCGCAGCCCAGCGCCTGCGCGAGCCTGGCGAGGCAGGCATCCGCCCAGCTGCGGTCCAGCGCCGCGGCGCTGACCGGGGGCAGCGCTGACTGCGCGCCAAGGGCGAGGCGCTCGGCGAACGGGCGCAGCGGTCCGGTAAAAAACGGCGCAAGGATGGGGATCATTGGGTTTCTGGTGCGTTCGCCCCGCATGCCCTATGCGGGGGCTACGTCACGGAAGACGAATGCCGCGGCCTGGAAATTACCGGCGCAACCGGCTTGTGGCTTAGGGGTGAGGGACTGCGGTTGATGTTTCCCGCCTGTTTGCTCCCCTCTCCCGCGTGCGGGAGAGGGGCCGGGGGTGAGGGCCGGCGCATCAACGAAGTCATCCGCATCCATCCGTGCGCGTCCACCTGTCCCCGCTATTCGCCGACGACCTAATTTTCCCGCGCGGCCGCACGTCATCGGGTCAGTAACGACCCTCAATCCAAGCCCGCATGACGCTATTTGCCTCCCTGCCGCGCACGCTGCGCCTCACCATCGTCCTGGCCGCCGCGGCCAGCCTGGCCGCGGGCCTGTGCGCGGTCGGCATGGTGGCGCTGATCAACCGCGTGCTGGCCACGCAGGGCGCCGAGGCGCCGCGGCTGGCGCTGCCGTTCGCGGCGCTGGCCGTCGCCGTGCTGGCCTGCCGCACGCTGGCGTCGACGCTGTTCGTGCGCGTCAGCCAGAGCGCGCTGGCGCGCATCCGCGCGCAGATCTGCGAACGCTTTATCGGCGCGCCCTATCCGCATATCGAGCAGACCGGCAATGCGCGCGTGCAGGCGGCGCTGGCGGACGACAGCACCCATGTCGCCAACGGCCTGTCGGTGATTCCGGTGGTGCTGACCAACGCCATGGTGGTGCTGGGCTGCCTGGGCTACCTGGCGTGGCTGTCGCTGCCGACCTTCGCCATTGCCTGCGCCATCCTGGGCGTCGGCTCGTGGATCTATCACCGGAACCACCGCCGCGCGCTGGTGCACCTGAAGCAGGCCGGCATCGCCCAGGACGCGCTGCACGGCCAGTTCAAGGCGCTGGTGGCGGGTGCGCGCGAACTCAAGCTCAACCATGACAAGCAGCGCAGCTTCCTGCGCGACAGCCTGGGCGCCACGCTGGAAGCGGTGCGCGCGGCGCGCACGCGCGGGCTGTCGATCTTTTTCGTGGCGCTGGGGTTCGGCAGCTTCCTGTTCTTCGCGGTGATCGGCGGCGTGCTGTTCGCGCCGCGCGCGACGCCGCTCGACCCCGCGGTGATGACCGGCTTCACCATCATGTTCCTCTACATCATGTCGCCGCTGGAATCGCTGCTGAACGCGCTGCCGGCGCTGAGCATGGCACGCGTCGCCTACGCGCGCATCGAAGCGCTCGGTGCCGATGCCGACCCGGAAGCGCCGCCGGGCGCGGCGCCCGCCGCGCCGTTCTCGTCGGTCGCGCTCGACGGGGCCAGCCACCGCTATTTCCACGAAGGCGAGAACAGCTTCTTCGCGCTGGGCCCAGTCGACCTGGTGCTGCGCGCCGGCGAGATCGTGTTCCTGGTGGGCGGCAACGGCAGCGGCAAGACCACGCTGGCCAAGCTGGTCGCGGGCCTGTACCCGCCGCTGTCGGGCCGGCTGCTGCATAACGGCAAGGCGGCGGACCCGGCGCGGCTGGCCGACTACCGGGCGCTGTTCTCGGCGGTGTTCTCGGACTTCCACCTGTTCGACACGCTGCTCGCGCACGATCCGCAGGATGAGGCCCTGGCCAACCGGCTGATCGAGCGCTTCCAGCTTGGCCAC
Proteins encoded in this region:
- a CDS encoding PepSY-associated TM helix domain-containing protein, with protein sequence MKAPTLRFWYAIHRWTSLLCTLNLLVLCLTGLLLIFHEDIDALAGQEHHGLVSAERTLPVPAQRPPLQGMVDAARAAHPGQAPKSIAFAEDDADAVGVRVGPPGEPKLRHGTTLQFDAATGAPRKPGPAGETVSGFILKLHLNLFLGLPGQFFIGFIGVLFALSLISGLVLYGPFMRKLAFGLVRFGKPVRVVQADLHNLFGIVVMVWALVVGLTGTFLSFSPLIIGLWQKTELQHLIATLPGPTPPELVPVDRALDAAHRAVPGKDPAFVFYPGTEFSTGRHYGVVLRGHTELQKRVYAIVLVDAGDGSVAAVRGMPWYLQVLLLSAPFHFGDYAGRPLQVLWALLTVITAGATVTGLIFWLKRPRRSREDARAALPPQLSGDQA
- the fhuF gene encoding siderophore-iron reductase FhuF, whose product is MRGERTRNPMIPILAPFFTGPLRPFAERLALGAQSALPPVSAAALDRSWADACLARLAQALGCDDRRALAAAWFRDYTLAVLPGALVAAALHRRSLPFDDPALEWKGAADGRLASLVLPDDGAPETGTLPRLLSPLLGQHLPQVVAAFAAAARVSPRLLWCTGGVAASGVARQLAAHPALAAAQRAEVLAWNGNAMSADGFANPFHGAFRPGAAPGLPGVAPVRRVCCLNHRLPGEGYCGTCPLVADGRTRAALSAAEIAPARATAATASAR
- a CDS encoding cyclic peptide export ABC transporter translates to MTLFASLPRTLRLTIVLAAAASLAAGLCAVGMVALINRVLATQGAEAPRLALPFAALAVAVLACRTLASTLFVRVSQSALARIRAQICERFIGAPYPHIEQTGNARVQAALADDSTHVANGLSVIPVVLTNAMVVLGCLGYLAWLSLPTFAIACAILGVGSWIYHRNHRRALVHLKQAGIAQDALHGQFKALVAGARELKLNHDKQRSFLRDSLGATLEAVRAARTRGLSIFFVALGFGSFLFFAVIGGVLFAPRATPLDPAVMTGFTIMFLYIMSPLESLLNALPALSMARVAYARIEALGADADPEAPPGAAPAAPFSSVALDGASHRYFHEGENSFFALGPVDLVLRAGEIVFLVGGNGSGKTTLAKLVAGLYPPLSGRLLHNGKAADPARLADYRALFSAVFSDFHLFDTLLAHDPQDEALANRLIERFQLGHKVSVRAGRFTTQALSQGQRKRLALIVACLERRPVLILDEWAADQDPLFKDIFYREVLPELRAQGKAVLVISHDDRYFGLADRVIRIENGQIAADTAPQDLTRLPEASAA